The proteins below come from a single Saccharopolyspora sp. SCSIO 74807 genomic window:
- a CDS encoding VOC family protein gives MSVVQPGSAAPRWELLAGMPCWIELATTDVDQACEFYAGLFGWDYTVHDEGQRGEHIIASREGFPVASIRRSAADHSVWRLFLAVQDVHASTEEAERHGAELAVPITHVPGIGSKAVLLGPADAEFGLLTPAESWQFDVGLPGTLMWAELVTIKAQAADTFFQSMFGYTAEQFGAENRSNYSVWYLADESVLARVSMIRDYLTPSTRPHWLVYLGADAEEGVDELVHRAVGLGGRIRVDPYGSSIGRVAVLRDPTGARFAVVDGTQATDWFDSAANFDPYDD, from the coding sequence ATGTCCGTCGTGCAGCCGGGATCGGCGGCTCCGCGGTGGGAGCTGCTCGCAGGAATGCCGTGCTGGATCGAGCTGGCGACCACCGATGTGGACCAGGCGTGCGAGTTCTACGCCGGGCTGTTCGGCTGGGATTACACGGTGCACGACGAGGGGCAGCGAGGCGAGCACATCATCGCCTCCCGGGAAGGCTTCCCGGTGGCCAGCATCCGGCGGTCCGCCGCGGACCATTCGGTGTGGCGGCTGTTCCTCGCCGTGCAGGACGTGCACGCCAGTACCGAAGAAGCCGAACGGCACGGCGCCGAGCTCGCCGTGCCGATCACGCACGTGCCGGGCATCGGCTCGAAGGCGGTGCTGCTCGGCCCCGCCGATGCCGAGTTCGGGCTGCTGACCCCGGCGGAGTCCTGGCAGTTCGACGTCGGGCTGCCGGGCACGCTGATGTGGGCCGAACTGGTCACCATCAAGGCGCAGGCCGCGGACACGTTCTTCCAGTCGATGTTCGGCTACACCGCCGAGCAGTTCGGCGCGGAGAACCGCTCCAACTACTCCGTGTGGTACCTGGCCGACGAGTCGGTGCTGGCGCGGGTCAGCATGATCCGCGACTACCTCACGCCCAGCACCCGGCCGCACTGGCTGGTGTACCTGGGCGCGGACGCGGAAGAGGGCGTCGACGAGCTGGTGCACCGGGCGGTCGGCCTCGGCGGGCGCATCCGCGTCGACCCGTACGGTTCCAGCATCGGGCGGGTCGCGGTGCTGCGGGACCCGACGGGCGCGCGGTTCGCGGTGGTGGACGGCACGCAGGCCACCGACTGGTTCGACAGCGCCGCCAACTTCGACCCGTACGACGACTGA
- a CDS encoding NUDIX domain-containing protein: MGAQDEQVAIYERSGRVAGAAPRWLMRRDGLWHAASSVLVLSPDRESVYVHRRTDDKDVHPGMHDCCAGGVVAAGEEPDSTAQRELAEELGIRDAPVRFLFRSVFDQGTVRYHAFLYEARWSGPIVHQPEEVADGWWMRIAELRARLADPAWPFVPDGRQFVEEWLSWRQDHD; encoded by the coding sequence GTGGGAGCGCAGGACGAGCAGGTGGCGATCTACGAGCGCAGCGGCCGGGTCGCGGGTGCGGCGCCGCGCTGGCTGATGCGCCGCGACGGGCTTTGGCACGCGGCCTCGTCGGTCCTGGTGCTCTCACCCGACCGGGAATCGGTGTACGTGCACCGGCGCACCGACGACAAGGACGTGCACCCCGGGATGCACGACTGCTGCGCCGGGGGCGTCGTGGCGGCCGGCGAAGAGCCGGACAGCACCGCCCAGCGGGAGCTCGCCGAGGAACTCGGCATCCGGGACGCGCCGGTGCGGTTCCTGTTCCGGTCGGTGTTCGACCAGGGCACGGTCCGGTATCACGCGTTCCTGTACGAAGCGCGGTGGAGCGGGCCGATCGTGCACCAGCCCGAAGAGGTCGCCGACGGCTGGTGGATGCGCATCGCGGAACTGCGCGCCCGGCTCGCCGACCCGGCGTGGCCGTTCGTGCCGGACGGGCGCCAGTTCGTCGAGGAATGGCTGAGCTGGCGGCAGGACCACGACTAG
- a CDS encoding RecB family exonuclease: MSEPARTSTATQDSTQRDGARPDDPGAGGPPSGGPSSSDAAADHRSPDVENSGTPGAGQRTSSGRRRPALSPSRAGDFKQCPLLYRFRVVDKLPEQPTRAQVRGTVVHSTLERMFALPTAERDAEHARDLLEPAWEELLAEQPELGALFTDDPELTKWLGSARKLVDSYFELEDPRRLEPEACELRVETELDSGLLLRGFIDRVDVAPTGEIRLVDYKTGAAPREIGEAKAMFQMKFYALVLWRTRGEIPRQLLLMYLADKQSLAYTPDEAELRRFERTLEAIWQAILRAGRTGDFRPSPSKLCDYCDHKALCPSFGGTPPPYPGWPEPDPGQETALDRAD, translated from the coding sequence ATGTCGGAACCGGCCCGGACCAGCACAGCTACGCAGGACAGCACGCAGCGGGACGGTGCTCGCCCGGATGATCCGGGCGCGGGCGGTCCTCCCTCGGGCGGCCCTTCGTCGAGCGATGCTGCCGCGGATCACCGCTCGCCGGACGTCGAGAACTCCGGCACGCCGGGGGCGGGCCAGCGGACGTCCTCCGGAAGGCGGCGCCCCGCGCTCTCGCCCTCGCGCGCGGGCGATTTCAAGCAGTGCCCCCTGCTCTACCGCTTCCGCGTGGTCGACAAGCTGCCGGAGCAGCCGACGCGGGCCCAGGTCCGCGGCACGGTCGTGCACTCCACCCTGGAGCGGATGTTCGCGCTGCCGACGGCCGAACGCGACGCCGAGCACGCCCGCGACCTGCTCGAACCGGCATGGGAGGAGTTGCTGGCCGAGCAGCCCGAGCTCGGTGCGCTGTTCACCGACGACCCGGAGCTGACGAAGTGGCTCGGCTCGGCGCGCAAGCTGGTGGACTCCTACTTCGAGCTGGAGGACCCGCGCAGGCTGGAGCCGGAGGCGTGCGAGCTGCGAGTGGAGACCGAGCTGGACTCCGGGCTGCTGCTGCGCGGCTTCATCGACCGCGTCGACGTGGCTCCGACCGGCGAGATCCGGCTGGTCGACTACAAGACCGGTGCGGCCCCGCGGGAGATCGGCGAGGCCAAGGCCATGTTCCAGATGAAGTTCTACGCGCTGGTGCTGTGGCGCACTCGCGGCGAGATCCCGCGCCAACTGCTGCTGATGTACCTGGCGGACAAGCAGTCGCTGGCCTACACCCCCGACGAGGCTGAGCTGCGCAGGTTCGAGCGCACGCTGGAGGCGATCTGGCAGGCGATCCTGCGGGCCGGGCGCACCGGGGACTTCCGGCCGAGCCCCAGCAAGCTGTGCGACTACTGCGACCACAAGGCGCTGTGCCCGTCGTTCGGCGGCACCCCGCCGCCGTACCCGGGCTGGCCGGAACCGGATCCTGGGCAGGAGACCGCGCTGGACCGCGCCGACTGA
- a CDS encoding aldo/keto reductase, with protein MISTRRIGLGLAALGRPAYINVGRTDALPEHRTAAAMREHTAVVLDAAYAAGVRWVDAARSYGSAEEFLAAWLGERGHEDVTVSSKWGYAYVAEWRIETEVHEVKEHSVERLREQWAQTRELLADRVDLYQVHSLTTDSPLFEDAALQQELAKLRDSGVRLGISTSGAAQAETIERAWELEAGGRQLFGAVQSTWNSLEPSAGRALRAAHDGGWQVLVKESLANGRLAVNPPEQVARIAERRGVGPDAVALAHVLAQPWADVVLVGPAGPEQLRSNLAACSVELTDDELRELASVARDAPTYWGERSALPWH; from the coding sequence ATGATCTCCACGCGCCGGATCGGTCTGGGCTTGGCCGCGCTGGGCCGCCCCGCCTACATCAACGTCGGCCGCACCGACGCGCTGCCCGAGCACCGCACCGCCGCAGCGATGCGCGAGCACACCGCGGTCGTCCTGGACGCGGCTTACGCGGCCGGGGTGCGCTGGGTGGACGCGGCTCGTTCCTACGGCAGCGCCGAGGAGTTCCTGGCGGCTTGGCTGGGTGAACGCGGCCACGAGGACGTCACCGTCTCCAGCAAGTGGGGCTACGCCTACGTCGCGGAGTGGCGCATCGAGACCGAGGTGCACGAGGTCAAGGAGCACTCGGTGGAGCGCCTGCGGGAGCAGTGGGCGCAGACCCGCGAGCTGCTCGCCGACCGCGTCGACCTCTACCAGGTGCATTCGCTGACCACGGACAGCCCGCTGTTCGAGGACGCCGCGTTGCAGCAGGAGCTGGCGAAGCTGCGCGATTCCGGCGTGCGACTGGGCATCTCCACCAGCGGTGCGGCGCAGGCCGAGACGATCGAACGCGCGTGGGAGCTCGAAGCGGGCGGGCGGCAGCTGTTCGGCGCGGTGCAGTCGACGTGGAACTCGCTGGAACCTTCGGCGGGACGGGCGCTGCGCGCGGCGCACGACGGCGGCTGGCAGGTGCTGGTGAAGGAGTCGCTGGCCAACGGGCGGCTCGCGGTGAATCCGCCGGAGCAGGTCGCGCGCATCGCCGAACGGCGCGGCGTGGGGCCGGACGCGGTCGCGCTGGCGCACGTGCTGGCGCAGCCGTGGGCGGACGTCGTGCTCGTCGGCCCGGCGGGGCCGGAGCAGCTGCGGTCGAACCTGGCGGCGTGCTCGGTGGAGCTCACCGACGACGAGCTGCGGGAACTGGCTTCGGTGGCGCGGGACGCGCCGACCTACTGGGGTGAGCGTTCGGCGCTGCCGTGGCACTAG
- the dop gene encoding depupylase/deamidase Dop, whose translation MRRIMGTEVEYGIVVPGDATANPVLTSTHIVLAYAAAADIPRARRARWDYEVESPLRDARGFDLGAQASQNNGSDSDDLGAANVILTNGARLYVDHAHPEYSAPEVTNPRDVVVWDKAGERVMEEAAIKAASVPGTAQMQLYKNNVDGKGASYGTHENYLMARSTPFTAVIAGLTPFFASRQVMCGSGRVGLGQAGEKPGYQLSQRSDYIEVEVGLETTLKRGIINTRDEPHADADKYRRLHVIIGDANLAETSTYLKVGSTALVLDMIESGVRFDDLKLADPVQAVHAISHDPSLRQVVELADGRRFTGLDLQRAYHERAAQHLEANPDQVGREVLETWGEVLDLLGGDPMDCADRLDWPAKLRLLENYRERGNLGWASPKLHMIDLQYSDVRLGKGLFNRLVARGSMRRIVTEDEVRAAVTEPPEDTRAYFRGRCLERYPAAVAAASWDSVIFDLGRDSLVRIPTLEPLRGTRSHVGELLEAASSAEELVDSLTRG comes from the coding sequence ATGCGGCGGATCATGGGAACAGAGGTGGAGTACGGCATCGTCGTGCCGGGCGACGCGACGGCCAACCCGGTGCTGACCTCCACCCACATCGTGCTCGCCTACGCGGCCGCGGCGGACATCCCGCGCGCCCGCCGGGCGCGGTGGGATTACGAAGTGGAGTCGCCCCTGCGGGACGCCCGCGGTTTCGACCTCGGTGCGCAGGCGTCGCAGAACAACGGTTCGGACAGCGACGACCTCGGCGCGGCCAACGTCATCCTCACCAACGGCGCCCGGCTCTACGTCGACCACGCGCACCCCGAGTACTCCGCCCCCGAGGTCACCAACCCGCGGGACGTGGTGGTCTGGGACAAGGCCGGTGAGCGGGTCATGGAGGAGGCCGCGATCAAGGCGGCCAGCGTGCCCGGCACCGCGCAGATGCAGCTGTACAAGAACAACGTGGACGGCAAGGGCGCCAGCTACGGCACCCACGAGAACTACCTGATGGCCCGGAGCACCCCGTTCACCGCGGTCATCGCCGGGCTGACGCCGTTCTTCGCGTCGCGCCAGGTGATGTGCGGCTCCGGCAGGGTCGGGCTCGGTCAGGCGGGGGAGAAACCCGGCTACCAGCTGTCCCAGCGCTCCGACTACATCGAGGTCGAGGTCGGGCTGGAGACCACGCTCAAGCGCGGCATCATCAACACCCGCGACGAGCCGCACGCCGACGCCGACAAGTACCGCAGGCTGCACGTCATCATCGGCGACGCCAACCTCGCCGAGACCTCCACCTACCTGAAGGTCGGCAGCACCGCGCTGGTGCTGGACATGATCGAGTCCGGGGTGCGCTTCGACGACCTGAAGCTGGCCGATCCGGTGCAGGCGGTGCACGCGATCAGCCACGACCCCTCGTTGCGCCAAGTGGTCGAGCTCGCCGACGGGCGCCGGTTCACCGGCCTGGACCTGCAGCGCGCCTACCACGAGCGGGCCGCGCAGCACCTGGAGGCCAACCCCGACCAGGTCGGCCGCGAAGTGCTCGAAACCTGGGGAGAGGTGCTGGACCTGCTCGGCGGCGACCCGATGGACTGCGCCGATCGGCTGGACTGGCCCGCCAAGCTGCGCCTGCTGGAGAACTACCGCGAACGCGGCAACCTCGGCTGGGCGTCCCCGAAGCTGCACATGATCGACCTGCAGTACTCCGACGTGCGGCTGGGCAAGGGCCTGTTCAACCGGCTGGTCGCGCGCGGTTCGATGCGCCGGATCGTCACCGAGGACGAGGTCCGCGCGGCGGTCACCGAGCCGCCGGAGGACACCCGCGCCTACTTCCGGGGCCGCTGCCTGGAGCGCTACCCGGCGGCGGTCGCGGCGGCGTCCTGGGACTCGGTCATCTTCGACCTGGGCCGGGACTCGCTGGTGCGCATCCCGACGCTGGAGCCGCTGCGCGGCACCCGCTCGCACGTGGGCGAGCTGCTGGAGGCCGCCTCCAGCGCCGAGGAGCTCGTCGACTCGCTCACCCGCGGCTGA
- a CDS encoding HAD family phosphatase — MTDTAPAAVLFDMDGTLVDSEKLWSIALGDYATYRGGELSLATRETMVGSNMSTSMRILLEALGLSTTEAEVAAAADWVEARSAELFRGGLPWRPGAQEALAGVRALGVPTALVTSTIRSLAEIGLDTLGRDSFEVTVCGDEVGGRNKPDPEPYLRAARLLGVDPARCVAVEDSPTGVAAAVAAGCTVLAVPCEVPLEPGERRVVRESLEGLDVRTLGALLPGA; from the coding sequence ATGACTGATACCGCCCCCGCCGCCGTCCTGTTCGACATGGACGGCACCCTGGTCGACTCCGAAAAGCTGTGGAGCATCGCGCTGGGCGACTACGCGACCTACCGCGGCGGCGAGCTCAGCCTGGCCACCCGCGAGACCATGGTCGGCTCCAACATGAGCACCAGCATGCGGATCCTGCTGGAAGCCCTCGGCCTGAGCACCACCGAGGCCGAGGTGGCCGCGGCCGCCGACTGGGTCGAAGCCCGCAGCGCCGAACTGTTCCGCGGCGGCCTGCCGTGGCGGCCGGGTGCGCAGGAGGCGCTGGCGGGCGTGCGCGCGCTCGGCGTGCCGACCGCGCTGGTGACCTCCACGATCCGCTCGCTGGCCGAGATCGGGCTGGACACCCTCGGCAGGGACTCCTTCGAGGTCACCGTCTGCGGCGACGAGGTGGGCGGGCGCAACAAGCCGGACCCGGAGCCCTACCTGCGGGCGGCCCGGCTGCTCGGCGTGGACCCCGCCCGGTGCGTCGCGGTGGAGGACTCGCCGACCGGTGTGGCCGCGGCCGTCGCCGCCGGGTGCACGGTGCTGGCGGTGCCGTGCGAGGTGCCGCTGGAGCCGGGGGAGCGGCGCGTGGTGCGCGAAAGCCTCGAAGGGCTCGACGTGCGCACGCTGGGTGCGCTGCTGCCCGGCGCGTGA
- a CDS encoding PAC2 family protein — protein MAILGFEGWNDAGDAASSAIEHLELTWDADPLTEIDPDPYYDFQVSRPTVKLIDGVTRQVTWPTTRLSVCRPPGADHDVLLVHGIEPNMRWNAFCSELLGHLNEAGVRTVVSLGALLADAPHTRPVPVTGTAYDADAAAHYGLERSRYEGPTGIVGIFQDSCVQAGIPSIAFWAAVPHYVSQPPSPKATLALLHRVEETLDLEVPLGNLPDQAEEWETTVSEMAEEDEDVRNYVRALEERGDAEVKLTETSGDAIAAEFERYLRRRGPGGKGPLGPGPG, from the coding sequence GTGGCGATCTTGGGCTTTGAAGGATGGAACGACGCAGGCGACGCCGCCAGCTCCGCGATCGAGCACCTGGAACTGACCTGGGACGCCGACCCGCTCACCGAGATCGACCCGGATCCGTACTACGACTTCCAGGTCTCCCGGCCGACGGTGAAGCTGATCGACGGCGTCACCCGCCAGGTGACCTGGCCGACCACGCGGCTGTCGGTGTGCAGGCCGCCGGGTGCCGACCACGACGTGCTGCTGGTGCACGGCATCGAGCCGAACATGCGCTGGAACGCGTTCTGCTCCGAACTGCTCGGGCACCTCAACGAAGCAGGCGTGCGCACGGTGGTGTCGCTGGGCGCGCTGCTGGCCGACGCGCCGCACACCCGGCCGGTGCCGGTGACCGGCACCGCCTACGACGCGGATGCGGCCGCGCACTACGGGCTGGAGCGGTCCCGCTACGAAGGCCCGACCGGCATCGTCGGCATCTTCCAGGACTCCTGCGTGCAGGCGGGCATCCCGTCGATCGCGTTCTGGGCGGCGGTGCCGCACTACGTCTCGCAGCCGCCGTCGCCGAAGGCCACGCTGGCGCTGCTGCACCGCGTGGAGGAGACGCTGGACCTGGAGGTGCCGCTGGGCAACCTGCCGGACCAGGCGGAGGAGTGGGAGACCACGGTCAGCGAGATGGCCGAGGAGGACGAGGACGTCCGCAACTACGTCCGCGCGCTGGAAGAACGCGGGGACGCCGAGGTGAAGCTGACCGAGACCAGCGGTGACGCCATCGCCGCCGAGTTCGAGCGCTACCTGCGCCGCCGCGGCCCCGGCGGCAAGGGACCGCTCGGCCCGGGACCGGGCTGA
- the arc gene encoding proteasome ATPase, giving the protein MQHDRPGSQPEEGGEQQPGDQTELRSQVRLLEDEVALLRRKLNESPQQARLLEKRLAEASERVSQLTERNAKLTETLKEARGQLTALREEVDRLAQPPSGYGTFMTRFEDGTVDVFTSGRKMRVAVSPNVDVEQLKLGQSVRLNEALTVVEEGAFEQIGEVCTFREVLPSSGGDGSGLPRALVQGHTDEERVVWLTEPLFDLGLRSGDSVLVDSKAGYAYDTVPKAEVEDLTLEEVPDVGYLDIGGLGNQIEQIRDAVELPFLHSELYVKYQLQPPKGVLLYGPPGCGKTLIAKAVANSLAKKVAAARGDDDGQAKSYFLNIKGPELLNKFVGETERHIRLIFQRAREKASEGTPVIVFFDEMDSIFRTRGSGVSSDVETTIVPQLLSEIDGVEGLENVIVIGASNREDMIDPAILRPGRLDVKIKIERPDAESAKDIFSKYLTKELPIHEEDLREFGGDQDTCVDAMIQTTVERMYAETDENRFLEVTYANGDKEVLYFKDFNSGAMIQNIVDRAKKSAIKSVLDTGQPGLRVQHLQDAIVDEFAENEDLPNTTNPDDWARISGKKGERIVYIRTLVSGKNQDSGRAIDTATNTGQYL; this is encoded by the coding sequence ATGCAGCACGACCGTCCCGGCAGCCAGCCTGAAGAGGGCGGCGAGCAGCAGCCCGGTGACCAGACCGAGCTGCGAAGCCAGGTCCGTCTGCTCGAAGACGAAGTGGCATTGCTGCGCCGAAAGCTCAACGAATCCCCCCAACAGGCCCGGTTGCTGGAAAAGCGGCTGGCCGAGGCATCCGAGCGGGTGAGCCAGCTCACCGAACGGAACGCCAAACTCACCGAGACCCTGAAGGAAGCGCGCGGCCAGCTCACGGCCCTGCGCGAGGAGGTCGACCGGCTGGCGCAGCCACCGAGCGGCTACGGGACCTTCATGACCCGCTTCGAAGACGGCACGGTCGACGTGTTCACCTCCGGTCGCAAGATGCGCGTGGCGGTGTCGCCGAACGTGGACGTCGAACAACTGAAACTGGGCCAATCGGTCCGGCTCAACGAGGCGCTGACCGTGGTGGAGGAAGGTGCCTTCGAGCAGATCGGTGAAGTGTGCACCTTCCGCGAGGTGCTGCCCTCCAGCGGCGGCGACGGCTCCGGCCTGCCGCGTGCGCTGGTGCAGGGCCACACCGACGAGGAACGCGTGGTGTGGCTGACCGAACCGCTGTTCGACCTGGGGCTGCGCTCCGGCGACTCGGTGCTGGTCGACAGCAAGGCGGGCTACGCCTACGACACCGTGCCGAAGGCGGAGGTCGAGGACCTCACGCTGGAGGAGGTGCCGGACGTCGGCTACCTCGACATCGGCGGCCTCGGCAACCAGATCGAGCAGATCCGGGACGCCGTGGAGCTGCCGTTCCTGCACTCCGAGCTCTACGTGAAATACCAGCTGCAGCCGCCGAAGGGCGTGCTGCTGTACGGCCCGCCCGGCTGCGGGAAGACGCTGATCGCCAAGGCGGTGGCGAATTCCCTGGCCAAGAAGGTCGCCGCGGCCCGCGGGGACGACGACGGCCAGGCGAAGTCGTACTTCCTGAACATCAAGGGTCCCGAGCTGCTGAACAAGTTCGTGGGCGAGACCGAGCGGCACATCCGGCTGATCTTCCAGCGGGCCAGGGAGAAGGCTTCCGAGGGCACCCCGGTGATCGTGTTCTTCGACGAGATGGACTCGATCTTCCGCACCCGCGGCAGCGGCGTCTCCTCCGACGTGGAGACCACGATCGTGCCGCAGCTGCTGTCCGAGATCGACGGTGTCGAGGGCTTGGAGAACGTCATCGTCATCGGCGCCTCCAACCGCGAGGACATGATCGACCCGGCGATCCTGCGGCCGGGCAGGCTCGACGTGAAGATCAAGATCGAGCGGCCGGACGCCGAGTCGGCCAAGGACATCTTCTCCAAGTACCTGACCAAGGAACTCCCGATCCACGAGGAGGACCTGCGCGAGTTCGGCGGCGATCAGGACACCTGCGTGGACGCGATGATCCAGACCACCGTCGAGCGGATGTACGCCGAGACCGACGAGAACCGGTTCCTGGAGGTCACCTACGCCAACGGGGACAAGGAGGTCCTGTACTTCAAGGACTTCAACTCCGGGGCGATGATCCAGAACATCGTGGACCGGGCGAAGAAGTCCGCGATCAAGTCGGTGCTCGACACCGGGCAGCCGGGCCTGCGGGTCCAGCACCTGCAGGACGCGATCGTCGACGAGTTCGCCGAGAACGAGGACCTGCCCAACACCACCAACCCGGACGACTGGGCGCGGATCTCGGGCAAGAAGGGCGAGCGCATCGTCTACATCCGGACCCTGGTCAGCGGCAAGAACCAGGACTCCGGCAGGGCGATCGACACGGCCACCAACACCGGCCAATACCTGTAG
- a CDS encoding ubiquitin-like protein Pup has product MSQEKVQRPDGGDDDEESGPEAAGQERREKLGEDVDAILDEIDDVLEENAEDFVRAYVQKGGE; this is encoded by the coding sequence ATGTCCCAGGAAAAGGTCCAGCGGCCCGACGGCGGGGACGACGACGAGGAATCGGGTCCGGAAGCCGCCGGTCAGGAACGTCGCGAGAAGCTCGGCGAAGACGTCGACGCCATCCTGGACGAGATCGACGACGTCCTGGAGGAGAACGCCGAGGACTTCGTGCGGGCGTACGTGCAGAAGGGCGGCGAGTAA
- a CDS encoding tRNA (adenine-N1)-methyltransferase, translating to MSTVSGEFEPGDRVQLTDPKGRRYTVVLEKGGEYHTHRGVLAHDDLIGSPEGSVVTSAGGTSFLAVRPLLADYVLSMPRGAQVIYPKDAAQILMWGDIRPGARVLEAGAGSGALTCSLLRAVGDEGSVTSYEVRADHAEHAERNVRKFFGEVPENWTLRVADLTDYDGGQVDRVVLDMLSPWDVLDTVFDKLVPGGVLVAYVATTTQLSRVTEALREQQCWTEPQAWETMLRPWHVVGMAVRPEHRMVAHTAFLLVTRRLADGVTPPRPQRRPSKG from the coding sequence GTGAGCACCGTCAGCGGTGAGTTCGAACCCGGCGACCGGGTCCAGTTGACCGACCCGAAGGGCCGCCGCTACACCGTCGTCCTGGAGAAGGGCGGCGAGTACCACACCCACCGCGGCGTGCTGGCGCACGACGACCTCATCGGCAGTCCGGAAGGCTCGGTGGTGACTTCCGCGGGCGGCACTTCGTTCCTGGCGGTGCGGCCGCTGCTGGCGGACTACGTGCTGTCCATGCCGCGCGGTGCTCAGGTGATCTACCCGAAGGACGCCGCGCAGATCCTCATGTGGGGCGACATCCGGCCCGGCGCGCGGGTGCTCGAAGCGGGCGCGGGTTCGGGCGCGCTCACGTGCTCGCTGCTGCGTGCCGTGGGCGACGAGGGCAGCGTGACGTCCTACGAGGTCCGCGCGGACCACGCCGAGCACGCCGAGCGCAACGTGCGCAAGTTCTTCGGCGAGGTCCCGGAGAACTGGACGCTGCGGGTCGCCGACCTCACCGACTACGACGGCGGCCAGGTGGACCGCGTCGTGCTGGACATGCTCTCCCCGTGGGACGTGCTGGACACCGTGTTCGACAAGCTCGTCCCCGGCGGTGTCCTGGTGGCGTACGTGGCCACCACGACACAGCTCTCCCGGGTCACCGAGGCGCTGCGCGAGCAGCAGTGCTGGACCGAGCCGCAAGCCTGGGAGACGATGCTGCGTCCCTGGCACGTCGTGGGCATGGCCGTGCGGCCCGAACACCGGATGGTCGCGCACACCGCGTTCCTACTGGTCACCCGGCGGTTGGCGGACGGTGTCACGCCACCGCGCCCGCAACGCAGGCCGAGCAAGGGCTGA
- a CDS encoding phosphoribosyl-ATP diphosphatase: MKTFDELFSELQDRASNRPDGSATVAALDAGVHAQGKKVIEEAGEVWLAAEHESDAALAEEISQLLYRLQVVMLARGLTPQDVYRYL, translated from the coding sequence GTGAAGACCTTCGACGAGCTGTTCAGCGAGCTCCAGGACCGCGCAAGCAACCGCCCGGACGGCTCGGCGACCGTGGCCGCGCTGGACGCCGGGGTGCACGCGCAGGGCAAGAAGGTCATCGAGGAAGCCGGTGAGGTGTGGCTCGCGGCCGAGCACGAGTCCGATGCGGCCCTCGCCGAGGAGATCTCCCAGCTGCTGTACCGGCTGCAGGTCGTGATGCTCGCCCGCGGCCTGACCCCGCAGGACGTCTACCGGTACCTGTGA
- a CDS encoding site-2 protease family protein: protein MPATNARSRSASGDGGLLLCRVAGVPVLLSPSWWLGAVLIVLLYTPLVGHILPQATTLTSALIAAVFTVLLGASVLLHELGHCVVALRLGLPVSRVRLFLLGGISEITRAPSKPGHEGLVAAAGPAVSLLLAAATGIGWFAVTPHGAVWLLIAQTCVANLVVALFNVLPGLPLDGGRMLRALLWAMTGNRHTGTNAGVVGAGLVAAALLIYALVGLLSNTGDQWLRLAVCVLMAWFVVAGASAEHSSEHRKSRPTRLSLPKLMRPVLQLPAESPVGDALVAAAGRGVVLVRADGIAVGLLDQTAAERLATRSPQDPAERAAEPVEPDTILLYSESGEAVLERVRTVRAWQFLVIDSEGRPCGVLRREDVRNALNARRRRQ from the coding sequence ATGCCCGCCACCAACGCCCGCAGCCGCTCCGCATCCGGCGACGGCGGTCTGCTGCTGTGCCGGGTAGCCGGTGTGCCGGTGCTGCTGTCGCCGTCGTGGTGGCTCGGCGCCGTGCTGATCGTGCTGCTCTACACCCCGCTGGTCGGGCACATCCTCCCGCAGGCGACAACGTTGACCAGCGCGCTGATCGCCGCCGTGTTCACCGTGCTGCTGGGAGCTTCGGTGCTGCTGCACGAGTTGGGCCATTGCGTGGTGGCGCTGCGGCTCGGGCTACCGGTGAGCCGGGTGCGGCTGTTCCTGCTGGGCGGCATCTCCGAGATCACCCGCGCACCGTCGAAACCTGGGCACGAAGGTCTGGTGGCCGCGGCCGGTCCCGCGGTCTCCCTGCTGTTGGCCGCGGCAACCGGGATCGGCTGGTTCGCGGTGACGCCGCACGGGGCGGTGTGGCTGCTGATCGCGCAGACCTGCGTGGCGAACCTGGTCGTGGCGCTGTTCAACGTGCTGCCGGGACTGCCGCTGGATGGCGGGAGGATGCTGCGCGCGCTGCTGTGGGCGATGACGGGCAACCGGCACACGGGCACCAACGCGGGTGTCGTGGGCGCCGGTCTGGTGGCCGCCGCGCTGCTCATCTACGCGCTCGTGGGCCTGCTGAGCAACACCGGCGACCAATGGCTGCGGCTGGCCGTGTGCGTGTTGATGGCTTGGTTCGTGGTGGCTGGGGCGAGCGCGGAGCACTCCTCGGAACACCGCAAGAGCCGCCCGACGAGGTTGTCCCTGCCCAAGCTGATGCGGCCGGTGCTGCAGCTGCCCGCGGAGAGCCCGGTCGGCGACGCGCTGGTCGCCGCGGCCGGGCGCGGCGTCGTGCTGGTGCGCGCCGACGGCATCGCGGTCGGCCTGCTGGACCAGACCGCTGCCGAGCGGCTGGCCACCCGTTCGCCGCAGGATCCAGCCGAGCGCGCCGCCGAACCCGTCGAACCGGACACCATCCTGCTCTACAGCGAATCCGGCGAAGCCGTGCTGGAGCGGGTGCGCACCGTGCGCGCCTGGCAGTTCCTGGTGATCGATTCCGAGGGGCGGCCCTGCGGGGTGCTGCGCCGCGAGGACGTGCGCAACGCGCTCAACGCGCGCAGACGCAGGCAGTGA